In Gemmatimonadota bacterium, one DNA window encodes the following:
- a CDS encoding riboflavin synthase, translating to MFTGIVETTGAVLTLDGDRDGLKLTVEAPAMSAGFQPGDSVAVNGVCLTVVDTADEVFSVEIVPETVSRTTFGNLGVGDRVNLERPLRLSDRIDGHLVQGHVDGVGRIAAREERGNSLWYEVEIPDDLTPFVIEKGSVALDGISLTIASLTGNLAAVSIIPHTASITTFGNRRSGDEVNIEVDMVGRYVASLLHSGWNVDPSEKPGSSSITEAWLKDTM from the coding sequence ATGTTCACGGGTATCGTTGAAACCACGGGCGCGGTACTGACGCTAGACGGCGACCGGGACGGCCTGAAGCTGACCGTTGAGGCGCCGGCCATGTCGGCCGGATTTCAGCCGGGCGACAGCGTCGCCGTGAACGGTGTCTGTCTGACCGTCGTGGATACCGCGGACGAGGTATTTTCCGTGGAGATCGTACCAGAGACGGTCTCCCGGACGACCTTCGGCAATCTGGGGGTCGGAGACCGGGTCAACCTGGAGCGGCCGCTGCGCCTGTCGGACCGCATAGACGGCCACCTGGTCCAGGGACACGTGGACGGCGTGGGACGCATCGCGGCGCGGGAAGAGCGGGGCAACAGCCTGTGGTACGAGGTGGAAATCCCGGACGATCTGACCCCCTTCGTCATCGAGAAAGGGTCCGTCGCGCTGGATGGAATTAGCTTGACAATCGCCAGTCTGACGGGTAATTTGGCAGCCGTGTCGATCATACCGCATACCGCGTCGATCACGACGTTCGGCAACAGGCGGAGCGGTGATGAAGTGAACATAGAAGTGGACATGGTCGGCCGGTACGTCGCGTCCCTTTTGCATTCCGGCTGGAACGTAGATCCTAGCGAGAAACCGGGGTCATCATCCATTACCGAAGCCTGGTTGAAAGATACGATGTAG
- a CDS encoding DUF2723 domain-containing protein: MPVFRVVFMIGTAAAFLISLAVYTKTIAPTVPFWDGGEFIAASYILGIPHPPGSPLYILIGRLFTMLPDLGMGIAWLVNFSSCLFSALTVTAVYLVVVKTVTLNRDRDGLTGYESVIICCSALTGALLLAFSDTFWFNAVEAEVYALSMLIMMVCTWAILHWIENHEQSGSERYLFLIAYLAFLGIAVHMFTMLVLPAAFLSVVYTDRVIRSNRKLILLCAVMGLILFSVVASIDVFFLAVPLAIAGLALSRGRLPWGFPALAFVLSVAVMFFGLEGVGSYNGLPLLVIGGFEATWGTVMFSVALVSLGLALASATADDAGRYKWPFWIIVLCLAVLGYSVNFYVPIRAAQQPVINENDPSSWANFEGFLERKQYGQEGMLESMFNRKGSWSSQFGNGENIGFWRFFSRQFSDPGFPYWLFPVLLIALGILAQAERDRRSILFLGGMLLTCSLGLILYMNFSDGTRGIQREVRIRDYFYTPAFVYASVLMGIGMRSLLGQISTWLHRFRLPMERGTAGIAVLSIALPLVPFTYHYESHSREGNYIPYDYAYNILQSCDENGLIFTNGDNDTFTLWFLQEVEGIRKDVRVINLSLLNTNWYIKQLKYQEPRVPIALADETIDALSLQRWDDREVEIAGMTWTVPRAGTLGEDIGYLRVQDLMVLHILEQNNWEKPVFFAVTVPSENDVGLDGHMQMEGMAWRIVRDPNPELMDLDRTRHNLWNVYQYRGIADPEVYKDEQVSTLLRNYTVSFHQLALNRWKRGEIDQAIAAIEKYLEYDITNGVLERLMLIQFHADKGMFADVEPYAFELAGEYKTFDGYTALNQAMQKQGRVEEAIALLERGVATFPESTAGYDQLVSLYYQRDDTERVLETLERWQRIAPGDSVVQAMIDELKEAGDAGGP; encoded by the coding sequence ATGCCCGTGTTTCGCGTCGTTTTCATGATCGGCACGGCGGCCGCATTTCTCATCTCGCTGGCCGTGTATACGAAGACCATCGCTCCCACCGTACCCTTCTGGGACGGGGGCGAGTTCATTGCGGCTTCTTACATCCTGGGCATACCTCATCCGCCCGGCTCTCCCCTTTACATCCTGATCGGCCGGCTCTTCACCATGCTGCCCGACCTGGGCATGGGTATCGCCTGGCTGGTGAATTTCTCTTCGTGCCTGTTCAGCGCCCTGACCGTGACGGCCGTTTACCTGGTCGTCGTGAAAACCGTTACGCTCAACCGGGACCGGGATGGACTGACCGGGTACGAGAGCGTGATCATCTGTTGCAGCGCATTGACAGGCGCGCTCCTGCTGGCGTTTTCAGATACGTTCTGGTTCAACGCGGTCGAAGCCGAGGTCTACGCGCTTTCCATGTTGATCATGATGGTCTGCACCTGGGCGATCCTGCACTGGATCGAAAACCACGAGCAGAGCGGCAGCGAGCGATATCTCTTCCTGATCGCCTACCTGGCTTTTCTCGGTATCGCCGTGCACATGTTCACCATGCTGGTCCTGCCTGCCGCGTTTCTGAGCGTTGTCTATACGGACCGGGTCATCCGGTCAAACAGGAAACTGATTCTGCTCTGTGCGGTCATGGGCCTTATCCTGTTCAGCGTCGTAGCCTCCATCGACGTGTTCTTCCTCGCGGTTCCGCTCGCCATTGCCGGTCTGGCGCTTTCCAGGGGACGGCTGCCTTGGGGCTTCCCGGCACTGGCGTTCGTCCTGTCCGTCGCCGTGATGTTTTTCGGACTGGAAGGCGTCGGCTCGTACAACGGACTTCCGCTGCTCGTGATCGGCGGATTCGAGGCCACCTGGGGAACGGTCATGTTCAGCGTGGCGCTGGTGAGCCTCGGCCTCGCCCTGGCCTCCGCGACGGCCGACGATGCGGGCCGGTACAAGTGGCCTTTCTGGATCATCGTGCTCTGTCTCGCCGTACTGGGATACTCCGTGAACTTCTACGTGCCGATACGGGCGGCGCAACAGCCGGTAATCAACGAGAATGATCCGTCGAGCTGGGCTAATTTCGAGGGATTTCTGGAGCGAAAGCAATACGGCCAGGAGGGCATGCTCGAATCGATGTTCAATCGCAAAGGCAGCTGGTCATCCCAGTTCGGCAACGGCGAAAACATAGGATTCTGGCGTTTCTTTTCCCGGCAGTTCAGCGATCCCGGCTTCCCCTACTGGCTCTTCCCCGTTCTGCTGATCGCCCTGGGAATCCTCGCCCAGGCGGAGCGCGACCGCCGAAGCATCCTGTTCCTGGGCGGGATGCTGCTCACGTGCAGTCTCGGCCTCATCCTGTACATGAACTTTTCAGACGGTACCCGGGGCATACAACGCGAGGTGCGCATCCGGGACTATTTCTACACGCCCGCCTTCGTCTATGCCTCGGTGCTGATGGGCATAGGGATGAGGTCGCTGCTGGGACAGATCTCTACGTGGCTGCATCGATTCCGGTTGCCCATGGAAAGAGGCACCGCGGGAATCGCCGTGTTGTCCATCGCCCTTCCGCTCGTTCCTTTCACCTATCACTACGAATCCCACTCCCGCGAGGGCAACTACATCCCGTACGACTACGCGTACAACATCCTGCAGTCGTGCGACGAAAACGGGCTCATCTTCACCAACGGCGATAACGACACCTTTACACTCTGGTTCCTCCAGGAAGTGGAAGGCATACGCAAGGACGTGCGGGTGATCAATCTCAGCCTGCTCAACACGAACTGGTACATCAAGCAGTTGAAATACCAGGAGCCCAGGGTACCGATCGCGCTGGCCGACGAGACCATCGACGCGCTGAGCCTCCAGCGCTGGGACGACAGGGAGGTCGAGATCGCCGGGATGACGTGGACCGTACCGAGGGCCGGTACGCTTGGAGAAGATATCGGATATCTCAGGGTGCAGGATCTGATGGTTCTGCACATCCTGGAACAGAACAACTGGGAGAAACCCGTCTTTTTCGCCGTGACCGTCCCATCGGAGAACGACGTGGGCCTGGACGGGCACATGCAGATGGAAGGCATGGCATGGCGGATCGTGCGGGACCCCAACCCCGAACTGATGGACCTCGACAGGACCCGGCACAATCTGTGGAACGTCTATCAGTATCGCGGCATAGCGGATCCGGAGGTATACAAGGACGAACAGGTCAGCACCCTCCTGCGGAATTACACCGTGTCCTTCCATCAACTGGCGCTCAACCGCTGGAAAAGGGGTGAAATCGATCAGGCCATTGCCGCCATCGAGAAATACCTGGAGTACGACATCACCAACGGGGTGCTCGAGCGATTGATGCTCATCCAGTTTCACGCCGACAAGGGCATGTTCGCGGATGTCGAGCCTTATGCGTTCGAGCTGGCAGGTGAATACAAGACTTTTGACGGGTATACGGCCCTGAACCAGGCCATGCAAAAACAGGGACGGGTCGAGGAGGCCATCGCCCTGCTTGAACGCGGTGTGGCGACTTTTCCCGAATCTACCGCGGGGTACGATCAACTGGTAAGTCTCTACTACCAGCGGGACGATACGGAGCGCGTGCTGGAGACCCTCGAAAGGTGGCAGCGAATCGCACCGGGAGATTCGGTCGTACAGGCCATGATCGACGAACTGAAGGAGGCCGGCGACGCGGGCGGACCCTAG
- a CDS encoding glycosyltransferase family 4 protein, with translation MRILIINWRDIRNPEAGGAEVHLHETFSRIAASGHQVTLLCCRFPGATDFDHVDGIEIIRSGGKWTFNLAVPRFCRRHLAHRSYDVIIEDINKIPFLLPWFVKETPVMVLLHHLFGTTFYRETNPVFATYLYFMERLIPWVYRGCPFEVVSGSCRDELVGMGVSADSISVVHNGLAAGIMDAPDRMDRPAAPGRKEPGLIVYLGRLKKYKNVDHLIQALAIVREEVPGARLLIAGTGDRRAALEALTRSLDLEGAVEFAGYVSESEKISLLTRAEVAAYPSSKEGWGITVIEANACGTPVVATRVSGLRDAVVDGETGLLTPPGDRKAMARALIGLLREPDERERLARNAQARSRRFTWDETARQTIQVIRRTMGESADAR, from the coding sequence ATGCGCATTCTGATCATCAACTGGCGGGACATCCGCAACCCGGAAGCGGGGGGCGCCGAGGTGCACCTGCACGAGACGTTTTCGCGGATCGCCGCGTCGGGACACCAGGTTACCCTGCTTTGCTGCCGATTCCCCGGCGCGACGGATTTCGACCATGTAGACGGGATCGAAATCATACGATCCGGCGGGAAGTGGACGTTCAACCTGGCCGTTCCCCGGTTTTGCCGACGGCACCTCGCACACCGTTCATACGACGTAATCATCGAAGACATCAACAAGATCCCGTTTCTGCTGCCCTGGTTCGTGAAGGAAACCCCGGTGATGGTCCTGCTGCACCATCTGTTCGGAACCACGTTCTACCGCGAAACCAATCCGGTATTCGCGACCTACCTGTATTTCATGGAACGGCTGATTCCCTGGGTCTACCGGGGGTGTCCCTTCGAAGTCGTATCGGGAAGCTGCCGCGACGAACTCGTCGGCATGGGGGTTTCGGCGGACAGCATCAGCGTCGTGCACAACGGACTCGCCGCCGGGATCATGGATGCGCCGGACCGCATGGACCGCCCGGCCGCGCCGGGCCGCAAGGAACCCGGGCTGATCGTATATCTGGGCCGTCTGAAGAAGTATAAGAACGTGGACCACCTGATCCAGGCCTTGGCGATTGTCCGCGAGGAGGTTCCCGGCGCCCGCCTGCTGATCGCGGGGACGGGGGACAGGCGGGCCGCGCTGGAAGCGCTGACCCGGTCCCTGGACCTGGAGGGGGCGGTTGAATTCGCCGGATACGTATCGGAATCGGAGAAGATCAGCTTGCTGACGCGGGCTGAGGTCGCGGCGTATCCGTCCAGCAAGGAAGGATGGGGGATTACCGTGATAGAGGCCAATGCATGCGGTACGCCGGTGGTAGCCACCCGCGTCTCCGGGCTGCGGGACGCCGTGGTCGACGGGGAGACCGGCCTGTTGACGCCCCCGGGGGACCGAAAGGCGATGGCGCGCGCCCTGATCGGCCTTTTGCGGGAACCGGATGAGCGGGAGCGGCTCGCCCGAAACGCTCAGGCAAGGAGCAGGCGTTTCACCTGGGACGAAACGGCCCGTCAGACGATCCAGGTTATCCGGCGTACCATGGGGGAAAGCGCAGATGCCCGGTGA
- a CDS encoding metallophosphoesterase family protein, translating into MRYGILSDIHGNLEALDAVLEALEEERIDRYLCLGDMVGYGASPNECLDRVIGLTTDVIAGNHDHAAIGKLDIATFNHFAAEAARWTRRQLTPAGRRYLAELPYTRRIGDLYAVHASPDNPGAWHYLTSLGRVIEGFEALPGGISVCVLGHTHSPGIFESSTAENRCREVPARTHPLAPENRYIVNVGSVGQPRDGDPRAAYCVFDAGERRLEIKRVPYDMETVQRKIRDAGLPDMLAERLAHGR; encoded by the coding sequence GTGCGATACGGCATTCTGTCCGACATACATGGAAACCTGGAAGCGCTGGATGCCGTGCTCGAAGCGCTGGAAGAAGAGCGCATAGACCGATACCTCTGCCTGGGCGACATGGTCGGGTACGGAGCCAGTCCCAATGAGTGTCTCGACCGCGTAATCGGGCTGACGACGGACGTGATCGCCGGCAATCACGATCATGCCGCGATCGGGAAACTGGATATCGCCACGTTCAACCACTTTGCGGCGGAAGCGGCCCGGTGGACGCGGCGGCAGCTCACACCCGCGGGACGGCGGTACCTGGCCGAACTGCCCTACACCCGGCGAATAGGCGATCTCTACGCCGTCCACGCGAGCCCCGACAACCCTGGAGCATGGCATTATCTTACGTCGCTCGGGCGCGTGATCGAAGGGTTCGAGGCGCTGCCCGGCGGCATATCGGTTTGTGTCCTGGGCCATACGCACTCGCCGGGCATTTTCGAATCGAGTACCGCGGAGAATCGATGCCGGGAGGTTCCGGCCCGCACACATCCCCTGGCGCCGGAGAACAGATACATCGTAAACGTCGGCAGTGTCGGTCAGCCGCGGGACGGTGATCCCAGGGCGGCTTACTGCGTGTTCGACGCGGGCGAGAGACGGCTCGAAATAAAGCGGGTTCCCTACGACATGGAGACGGTGCAACGAAAGATCCGCGACGCCGGGCTGCCGGACATGCTCGCCGAACGCCTCGCGCACGGCAGATGA
- the ribE gene encoding 6,7-dimethyl-8-ribityllumazine synthase → MTNLIEGSLVNGATDRYGIVVGRFNGFISESLLKGALDGLRRHGVDDDRIDVAWVPGAFEIPLVARKMAGSGSYDAVICLGCVIRGATPHFDYVAGEAARGIAAAGRDTGVPVIFGVLTTENLEQAIERAGTKAGNRGWDAALAALEMADVMRRLSGSGGPGESGEPGDSA, encoded by the coding sequence GTGACGAATTTGATTGAAGGCAGCCTGGTGAACGGCGCGACGGACCGGTACGGCATCGTCGTCGGCCGTTTCAACGGCTTCATCAGCGAATCCCTGCTGAAAGGCGCGCTGGACGGGCTCCGACGCCACGGAGTCGATGACGATCGGATCGACGTGGCCTGGGTGCCGGGCGCCTTCGAGATCCCGCTCGTGGCCAGAAAGATGGCGGGAAGCGGGAGTTATGACGCCGTGATCTGCCTGGGTTGCGTCATCCGCGGCGCCACGCCTCACTTCGACTACGTGGCCGGGGAAGCAGCCAGGGGGATCGCGGCCGCGGGCCGGGACACCGGGGTCCCGGTGATCTTTGGCGTGCTGACCACGGAAAACCTCGAACAGGCCATCGAACGCGCCGGTACGAAAGCGGGCAACAGGGGATGGGACGCCGCGCTGGCCGCCCTGGAAATGGCCGACGTGATGCGCCGGCTGAGCGGATCGGGCGGTCCGGGCGAGTCAGGCGAACCAGGGGACTCGGCGTGA
- a CDS encoding bifunctional 3,4-dihydroxy-2-butanone-4-phosphate synthase/GTP cyclohydrolase II has protein sequence MSSPFSTIPDAIEEIRAGRILIVIDDEDRENEGDFIMAAERTTPAAINFMARYGRGLICLPTTRERLEELKVPAMVGEEVNTALLGTRFTVSVDAVNGTTSGISAADRAETVQVFVRPGSRPDDLARPGHIFPLQAFDGGVLRRAGHTEATVDLMRLAGLYPAGVLCEIMDDDGSMARLPRLVEIANDHDLKIITIKDLIEYRRRSEKLVKRVVTTTIPSRYGEFESHLYEDELTGDHHVALVKGRVDGEPNVLVRVHSQCLTGDVFGSMRCDCGDQLQQALKRIAAEGSGVLLYMRQEGRGVGLANKLRAYALQDQGHDTVEANQALGLPVDARDYGIGSQILADLGLTTIRIMTNNPSKRVGIEGYGLQVTERVPLQTSPNRHNVGYLKTKRGKLGHLLDLDESPDDVGFDSLL, from the coding sequence ATGTCGTCCCCCTTTAGTACCATCCCGGATGCCATCGAAGAAATCAGGGCCGGGCGCATACTGATCGTCATCGACGACGAAGACCGCGAAAACGAAGGTGATTTCATCATGGCCGCCGAAAGGACGACTCCGGCGGCCATTAACTTCATGGCCCGTTACGGCCGGGGACTGATCTGTCTTCCGACCACCCGCGAGCGCCTGGAAGAGCTCAAGGTGCCCGCCATGGTCGGCGAGGAGGTCAACACGGCGCTGCTGGGCACCCGGTTCACCGTATCGGTCGACGCCGTCAACGGTACGACCTCGGGCATATCGGCGGCGGACCGCGCCGAGACGGTCCAGGTGTTCGTCCGTCCGGGCAGCAGGCCCGATGACCTGGCGCGGCCGGGGCATATCTTTCCGCTGCAGGCCTTCGACGGCGGCGTATTGCGCCGGGCCGGACACACCGAGGCCACGGTCGACCTGATGCGGCTCGCCGGGCTCTATCCGGCCGGCGTGCTCTGCGAGATCATGGACGATGACGGGTCCATGGCCCGTCTTCCCCGCCTGGTCGAGATCGCGAACGATCATGACCTGAAGATCATCACCATCAAGGACCTGATCGAATACCGCCGGCGCAGCGAGAAGCTGGTAAAGCGGGTAGTCACGACGACCATTCCGAGCAGATACGGGGAGTTCGAGTCCCACCTCTACGAGGACGAACTGACCGGCGATCATCACGTCGCCCTGGTCAAGGGCAGGGTGGACGGTGAGCCGAACGTGCTGGTCCGCGTACACTCCCAGTGTCTTACGGGAGACGTTTTCGGGTCCATGCGATGCGATTGCGGCGACCAGTTGCAGCAGGCACTGAAGCGCATCGCCGCCGAGGGAAGCGGCGTGCTGTTGTACATGCGACAGGAGGGCCGGGGCGTCGGACTGGCCAACAAGCTCAGGGCTTACGCCCTCCAGGATCAGGGCCATGATACGGTGGAAGCGAACCAGGCGCTGGGTCTGCCCGTGGACGCGCGCGACTATGGGATCGGATCCCAGATCCTGGCCGACCTGGGTCTGACCACGATCCGGATCATGACCAACAACCCGTCCAAGCGGGTCGGGATCGAGGGCTATGGCCTTCAGGTTACGGAACGCGTCCCGCTGCAGACTTCGCCGAACCGGCACAACGTGGGTTATCTCAAGACCAAGCGCGGCAAGCTTGGCCACCTGCTCGACCTCGACGAGTCGCCGGACGACGTCGGCTTCGACAGCCTGCTTTGA
- a CDS encoding glycosyltransferase family 2 protein, with protein sequence MPGEHLEKREDRVDVSVVVPLLNEAESLPELHRRIADALEEAGASFEVIFVDDGSRDGSFETIRQLREDDGRVRAIRFRRNYGKSAALAVGFEASRGDVVVTMDADLQDDPAEVPRMVDLLGQGSDLVSGWKKDRKDTLSKRLPSKLFNLVTGIVSGLRLHDFNCGLKAYRREVVENIPVYGELHRYLPVLAHWAGFRVTETPVLHHPRKHGSSKFGMGRFTHGLFDLLTVYFVSNYTRRPLHLFGSFGLLSFVTGLGIALYLTWLWLSGVGIGTRPLLLFSVLLMVLGIQLVSMGLIAEMIAHQARRTEDYAVRERLG encoded by the coding sequence ATGCCCGGTGAGCATCTGGAGAAGCGGGAGGACAGGGTGGATGTTTCCGTCGTAGTCCCGCTGTTGAACGAGGCGGAGAGTCTTCCGGAACTGCACCGGCGGATTGCGGACGCGCTGGAAGAGGCCGGCGCGTCATTCGAAGTGATCTTCGTCGATGACGGCAGCCGGGACGGGTCCTTCGAGACCATACGGCAGCTCAGGGAAGACGACGGCCGGGTCAGGGCTATCCGGTTCCGCCGCAACTATGGAAAGTCCGCGGCGCTGGCCGTCGGTTTCGAAGCGAGCCGCGGCGATGTCGTCGTGACCATGGACGCGGACCTGCAGGATGACCCGGCGGAGGTTCCCCGCATGGTCGACCTGCTCGGGCAGGGATCCGATCTCGTCTCGGGGTGGAAGAAAGACCGAAAGGATACTCTTTCGAAAAGGCTTCCTTCGAAGCTGTTCAACCTGGTTACCGGAATCGTCTCCGGCCTGCGGCTCCACGATTTCAACTGCGGCTTGAAAGCCTACCGGCGAGAGGTCGTGGAGAATATCCCCGTCTACGGCGAACTCCACCGTTATCTGCCGGTACTGGCGCACTGGGCGGGTTTCCGCGTCACGGAAACACCGGTGCTGCACCATCCAAGAAAGCATGGAAGCAGCAAGTTCGGCATGGGCCGGTTTACCCACGGACTCTTCGACCTGCTGACCGTGTACTTCGTATCGAATTACACCCGGCGTCCGCTCCATCTATTCGGTTCCTTCGGCCTGTTGTCTTTCGTCACGGGATTGGGCATCGCACTCTATCTGACCTGGCTCTGGCTGAGCGGTGTCGGCATCGGGACCCGGCCCCTCCTGCTGTTCTCCGTACTCCTCATGGTCCTCGGCATCCAACTGGTCTCCATGGGCCTGATCGCGGAAATGATCGCCCACCAGGCCCGGCGCACGGAAGATTACGCCGTCCGGGAACGGCTGGGATGA
- the nusB gene encoding transcription antitermination factor NusB, giving the protein MNARAAERRLGRELALQSLYLAEQTGGDPGKALPRLPGWSLAPQNTRRFAEMLIDRLGQHHETVNRHITAVVRHWDRDRVARIDDCILRLGACELIAFLDIPTAVSINEAIELAKKYSTEQSGGFVNGVLDAVAARHLATAEQT; this is encoded by the coding sequence GTGAACGCGCGCGCGGCGGAACGGCGCCTGGGCCGTGAACTGGCCCTGCAGTCGCTGTATCTCGCCGAACAGACCGGAGGGGATCCCGGCAAGGCCCTTCCCAGGCTGCCGGGATGGTCCCTGGCGCCGCAGAATACCCGGCGTTTCGCCGAGATGTTGATCGATCGGCTCGGGCAGCACCACGAGACCGTGAACCGGCACATCACCGCGGTGGTGCGGCACTGGGACCGGGACCGCGTGGCGCGCATCGACGACTGCATCCTCCGGCTGGGCGCCTGCGAACTCATTGCCTTTCTCGATATACCGACGGCGGTTTCCATCAACGAAGCGATCGAGCTGGCCAAGAAGTACAGCACGGAACAGTCCGGGGGGTTCGTCAATGGCGTCCTGGACGCCGTGGCGGCGAGACACCTCGCGACGGCCGAGCAAACCTGA